One window from the genome of Megalobrama amblycephala isolate DHTTF-2021 linkage group LG4, ASM1881202v1, whole genome shotgun sequence encodes:
- the LOC125266033 gene encoding 60 kDa lysophospholipase-like, with product MSSLGQALSRSRLSRPDVIQAQKPPLCEESDLEHTLPILHDEKYAQGTNLHKCYPKFTLVLPLSKQKLRVVYTILEYSPLLDSSNMTPDLWAKIGKDIEKYYEQYNGFVVLHGTDTMAYTSSALSFMCENLRKPVILTGSQVPIYELRNDGRDNLLEALLVAGQSEIPEVCLYFQQKLYRGNRVTKVDAGSFNAFTSPNLRPLANLQADVKINWDIVWQPDKVEKFTVSTELNSNVGVLRFFPGIPTDTVKAFLQAPIAGIVFETYGCGNAPNHKDLLDVIKKATDEGVIIINCTQCLRGMVKATYETGEDLYKAGVIPGYDMTPEAALSKLSYVLAKYPRKVEDKKKMMKKNLRGEMTEDSTKLSLSDSRFIQVIAQSLSSSCKEELDAIGHALTPSLACAAAKVGDIEALEAISKMSSNLSMADYDGRTPLHIAACEGHLKVVEYLLSKGATVYARDRFGDTPLRSAVFFRHKEVVKLLRKTGAHFSQDEMVDARKKLRSLAESGDLEGLEILQLAGAEVASATGRE from the exons ATGTCTTCTCTGGGTCAAGCTCTTTCTCGAAGCAGGTTAAGTCGGCCTGATGTGATTCAAGCACAGAAACCTCCGCTCTGCGAGGAGAGCGATTTGGAG CACACACTCCCTATTCTGCATGATGAGAAGTACGCGCAAGGTACAAATCTGCACAAGTGCTACCCGAAGTTCACGCTGGTGCTGCC TCTGTCCAAACAGAAACTGAGGGTTGTATATACCATTTTGGAGTACTCTCCCCTCCTCGACTCCTCTAATATGACCCCAGATCTCTGGGCTAAAATTGGAAAAGACATTGAG AAATACTACGAGCAATACAATGGTTTTGTCGTCCTGCACGGCACAGACACCATGGCTTACACCTCTTCTGCCTTATCCTTCATGTGTGAGAATCTGAGAAAGCCTGTCATCCTCACTGGCTCACAG GTGCCCATCTATGAGTTGAGGAATGATGGGAGGGATAACCTCTTGGAGGCGCTGTTGGTAGCAGGACAGAGTGAGATCCCTGAG GTTTGCCTGTATTTTCAACAAAAGCTGTACAGGGGCAATCGTGTCACCAAAGTGGACGCTGGAAGCTTTAATGCATTTACATCACCAAACCTGCGGCCATTAGCCAATCTTCAAGCCGACGTCAAAA TTAACTGGGACATTGTGTGGCAACCTGATAAAGTGGAAAAATTCACTGTCAGCACAGAATTGAACAGTAATGTGGGTGTCCTGCGATTCTTCCCAGGAATCCCTACTGATACA GTTAAGGCCTTCTTGCAGGCTCCTATTGCCGGGATCGTATTTGAGACTTACGGCTGCGGTAACGCTCCAAACCACAAGGACCTGCTGGATGTGATCAAAAAAGCGACAGATGAAGGTGTAATCATCATCAACTGCACCCAGTGCCTCCGGGGCATGGTCAAAGCCACATACGAAACTGGCGAG GATCTGTATAAAGCCGGTGTGATCCCTGGATATGATATGACCCCAGAAGCTGCTCTTTCAAAACTCTCCTATGTGCTGGCAAAATACCCCAGAAAagttgaagacaaaaaa AAgatgatgaaaaaaaatctgCGTGGTGAGATGACAGAGGACAGTACAAAGCTTTCTCTCAGCGACAGTCGCTTTATTCAGGTCATCGCCCAGTCCCTCAGCAGCAGCTGTAAAGAG GAGCTTGATGCCATAGGACATGCACTAACTCCCTCTCTGGCCTGCGCTGCTGCTAAGGTCGGAGACATTGAAGCTCTGGAGGCCATAAGTAAAATG AGCTCTAACTTGAGCATGGCAGACTATGATGGCCGCACTCCTCTCCACATCGCTGCATGTGAGGGGCATCTGAAAGTGGTGGAGTATCTGCTGAGTAAAGGGGCCACAGTCTACGCCAGAGATCGCTTTGGTGATACACCACTTCGCAGTGCTGTTTTCTTCAG GCACAAGGAAGTTGTGAAGTTGCTGAGGAAGACTGGAGCTCATTTTTCCCAGGATGAAATGGTTGATGCCAGAAAGAAGTTGCGCAG TCTTGCGGAGAGTGGCGACCTGGAAGGACTGGAGATTTTGCAGCTAGCGGGGGCTGAAGTG GCAAGTGCCACTGGACGTGAGTAG